The Methanoculleus marisnigri JR1 genome window below encodes:
- a CDS encoding nucleotidyltransferase domain-containing protein, producing the protein MDNPTRQPPHNKTPEPTPAGDLHPWDFLDDYGSLLRKSSLILLVVLGREYTKQFHVRDLSRMVGRDVSLVSRNLKDLEAMGLVAREDVGNLAFYQARMESVLLRQTKVWFTLLELQPLVRDLQEVTTSVILYGSCARGEDTSASDIDLYIETAEKEPVREVLERHRAALSRELSPVVHTPDETYRLKTGDAPFFDSIRQGIVLSG; encoded by the coding sequence ATGGATAACCCCACCCGGCAACCCCCGCACAACAAGACCCCGGAGCCCACCCCGGCCGGGGACCTCCACCCCTGGGACTTCCTGGACGATTACGGCTCGCTCCTCCGGAAGTCGTCGCTGATCCTCCTCGTCGTCCTCGGAAGGGAATACACGAAACAGTTTCACGTCCGGGATCTCTCGCGGATGGTGGGGCGCGACGTCTCGCTCGTCAGCAGAAACCTCAAAGACCTGGAGGCGATGGGTCTGGTCGCCCGTGAAGACGTGGGAAACCTTGCCTTTTACCAGGCGAGGATGGAGAGCGTCCTCCTCCGGCAGACGAAGGTCTGGTTCACACTCCTGGAACTGCAGCCCCTCGTCCGCGACCTGCAGGAGGTGACGACGAGCGTCATCCTCTACGGCAGCTGTGCACGAGGGGAAGACACGTCTGCGAGCGATATCGACCTCTATATCGAGACCGCCGAAAAAGAACCCGTCCGGGAGGTGCTGGAACGGCACCGGGCCGCTCTCTCGCGGGAACTCTCCCCGGTCGTCCATACCCCGGACGAAACCTATCGATTAAAGACTGGGGATGCCCCATTCTTCGATAGTATCCGACAGGGGATTGTTCTAAGCGGGTGA